The following DNA comes from Falco rusticolus isolate bFalRus1 chromosome 12, bFalRus1.pri, whole genome shotgun sequence.
ggggagggcgggAGCGACGGGCACTGCCCGCCCGCagggccccgcagccccggccgggccgcccggCACCGGGGCAGGGCGCTGGCGGCAGCCCGGACCCCCCACCCCGCGGCGGCAGGTGCGCGgccccccggcggcgggggcgatGGCGGGCCCGGTCCGCCGCGGCCTTACCCATGGCGCTGAGGCAGTGGCTGAGGGCCTGGCAGGGCGGGCTGGGGGTCTGCGTGGCCTTGTCGCAGCTgaggggcgcggggctgcgctCGGCGTCGAAGGAGAAGTACCCGCTGGAGGAGCGCGACAGCAGCGGCGACCTCCGCACGAAGATGAAGAGCGGCGAGCGGGTGGCGAaggggccggggctggcgggcGGGCCCCGCGGTGGaggccccgcggcggcggcggagccgggcagggcggcgggggcgcccGGGCGCAGCtgcgcggccgggcccggcccctccgccgccggcagccgcccGCCCTCGCCGTCGCGTTGCGCCTTCACCTCAGGGGGCTGCTTGGCCATCGGGGCTGCCTGCGGGCGGAGCGGGCCGGCGTGaggcgagcggcggcgcggcggggccgccaccggccccggcccggcccctcccgCCCGGCCCCATTGTTCTGCCGAAAGTGCTGAGGCGGCAgctccgcgccgcccgcccgcccgcccggccggccccccccggccgcggccgcccgcccccccgcccggccccccccggccccccgcgcccggccccccgctccccgccccggctCACGGTGCTCTCCCCGCCGGCGGCTgcggcggagcggagcggggcggccgcggggctgcggcggtGTGCGCGGCGGCCCTGCCCCTGCGCCTGCCCCGGGCCCtgcgccgcctccgccgcctcccgccgccgcgccccgccccgtGTTTACagcgccgccgcgccccgccccgccgcgccgccccgcacggccccgccgccgcacGCACCCCCCGGCGCTCCCCGCCGTGCGCTCCGTCCGGCTCCGTGCGCTGGGCAGTCCCGCACCGCTCCGCTCCCTGCGCTCCGCACCCCTGGCACCCGCCGCCCCGCACTGCCCCCCGCGCTGGGCTTGCACCGGCACACGCCGCCCCGGCACCGTGCACACACACCGGCACACGCAGCCCTACACCTCCCCGCTTGCACACAGCCCTGTGCACCCTGCGCTCACTTTTGCATACCCCTCTTACGTTCCCACCCTTGCATGACTCCCCGCACGCTGCACACTTGCACCCTGACACACACCGTGAGCCAGGTGTATACCGCCTGCATGCACGTGCTGTGCGCATGCCCCTTACACCCCCCACGCACGCCCTGCTGCACCCCCACCGCACTGTGTGCACACACCTTGCGTGCCCCACGCCCCGTGGGTGCACCCCTTGCCTCCACCTGCTCGGCCTGCACACACACGCATCGCCGTGCAACCCCTTGCACACACACTGCCCCCCTGCCGCACCACGCACACCTCCTCACACCCTGCAAACTCCCCATGCACTGCCCGCTGCACCCCCTGCACCGCACCCCCGACCCATTGTTCCCCCTCACACCCCTGGCTCCCCACCTTGGTGCAGGTCTGTGGGTGCACCTTGGTCACCGGGAGGTGTCAAGCggcaggagagcagccctggTGGGTGGCACCCAATttcacatggaagaaaaaaaataaagaaaaaaaaaagaagaaaaaatagaaaaaagggaaaaaatcaggaaaaaaaaaggaagaaaataataataaaaaaaagaaacagagaaaaatagaaagaaaaaaaaagaaaagaaaccagcaaACCCCAACCCCAGCAGCCTCATCTACGATATGTTTTGCATGAACAATCACAATATTATTTTGCGGTGATGAAGCCAACCCTGCGCCCTGGCAGGCGGGAGCTGCCGACCGCAGCTTCCTCCGGCCTCAGTGCCCACGCAGGGCACCCTGCCAAGCTGCCTGCCCGAGCCCAGggccgcagcccccagcccccgcagcccccagccccctgcagcctGAGCGAGTGTGGCAGCCGCTGGCATCTGGAGTGTGGGGGACACGGCCAGGGTGGCGCAGGGATGGGGCTCCTtcgcctgctgctgctcccacgGGGCCACTGTGCGGCAGGTGCCAGGGGTCCGGAGGTCCCGTAGTGCCCCCCCTGGAgagggggccgggccggggcagcaCCCTGTGGTGCATCCTTCGAGCAGCAGCAactgggcaggagccaggcgGCCCCGGGGGGCCGAGCTTCACCGGTGAAGCTGGTGCCAGGGTGGCACACAGACGCCCCCATCGTGCCCGGCATCCCCCCGTCCCAGCCGCAGCAGGGCCCGGTGCTTTCCCAGCCCAGACGAGGGTCTCGTCCCCCCGGCCAGCCCCTCGCCCTTGGCCACTGGGCAAACACAAGGACGGCGCCGGCGGCCTCGACGCTCAGCCCTTGTGGGAGTCAATGAATAAGGAGCAGCACGGATGCCAACGCTTCTGCAGGCTCGCCTGCGGAGGAGGGAATTTTCTTGGGAAAAGTACCATCAGCACCAGGGAACCCCCAAGGTGAAGCAGCCCAGCTTGCAGCGCGGCCTGGGCCAGCAGCCCACGGTGCCCGGGGACATCTTGTCCCCCAGCCGCTGCGGCGAGGGTGTGCCTTTATCAGCCCGGGCCTGGCCGCGGGGCATGGCCCTGCTGCAAACCCTGGGGGAATggcccccgcccctgccccggcctcGCCGCTGGCGGGGTCCCGTGCTGCCTGGACCACAGGCACACACCCAGTTTTCGGGGTGAGCCTGCCCTCCGCCATGCGTGCTGCGCTGGCCACACCGCCAGCACCGCGAGAGCTGCGGGGAGCGCTCGCACTTCCCTAGAGGGATGGCAAAGCTGGCGTGGAGAGGGAAGGTGGTCCCAGTCACCAAAAGCTTGCTGCCCCTTgcagggggtccccagggctggaatccctctgcccagccccaaAAGCAGCCCCGGGCGCTCCTGCCCGCCCAGCTCGCCCACTGCCAGAGCATCCTTGGCTTCCCAGCTGGCGGCGGCTCTGTTCCCATCCCCTGCACGCCCCTCCGACCgggtgggaaggaaaaaggcCTGCGGGTGTTTgtgtgggaaaaaataatagaggAAATTCATTAGGGAACCTCATCAGGGAAAAATGTGAGGGCAGGgaccagcagcagaagggaaaggctCGAAGGTCCCTCCTGCTGGCTTGGCAGCACTGTCACCTTCCCGCTGCGGACTGCGGAGCATCCCGGGGGCGCActggcagggctgcggggggcaCGGGGCCGGCAGGCAGATGGGATTctattttctcctgctgcttcattttggtTTCTGTGTGGGTGGCTCATGTGAACAGAAAGGTGATGGGGAAAGCATTGTGCGAGAACAGCCTGGCCTTTCAAACACCTAAATTTAAGCTGGCAATTTCAGTGTGTTTGCAGGGCTCACGTATGCCCATGATTTTTTCGAGAGCTGCAACAGCCACTAGCTTCACTCCCTCTTTCTCCGAGCGCATTTTTCCCCCGTGAATCATGGCACCAGCCTCCTGGAACAAATCCGTTTCGACTTTGTCCTCGTTCCCATTGTTGTGAGCCAGCTGAGAGGCATTTGCACCGAAGCCACTTCCCAAAGGTCATCTCATTTTCATCAGTCTGGCACAGCACTCGGCGGTGGACATGGATGGAGAGAGATGGAGTTTGCAAACTCTCCTGTCGCtgctgccccggcccccgcaGCATCCATACCCCACACCTGGGGGACACCGGGCCGCGGGTGCCACGTCCCAACCCTCGTCCTGTGGCACCGGCACATGCTAGCACCGATGAGCAAAGCTCCCCTTAGATCTGCCCATCCCTGTCACAGAGCTGCCACCAGCCGTGGGGCGCTTCCTTGTCTCCCCCATGGATAACAGCAGGGAGAAATCCAAAGGGAGGTGGAGAGGGGTGAATaagcagggtggtggggagccCGTTGCACCCCAGTCCCCCAGTGCTGGCCGGCACCGGCCACTGcctctcccacccagccctccctcctgTTCCCTCAGCAGGCTGTCCCCACCACCGGCGAGCatgtggggagggctgggggacaggagATGG
Coding sequences within:
- the BCL2L11 gene encoding bcl-2-like protein 11 isoform X1; protein product: MAKQPPEVKAQRDGEGGRLPAAEGPGPAAQLRPGAPAALPGSAAAAGPPPRGPPASPGPFATRSPLFIFVRRSPLLSRSSSGYFSFDAERSPAPLSCDKATQTPSPPCQALSHCLSAMASRWQSHLLAEDVQPEIWIAQELRRIGDEFNASYCPRRGFLDNQAGNPQIIILRLLRYIIRLIWRMQ
- the BCL2L11 gene encoding bcl-2-like protein 11 isoform X2 — translated: MAKQPPEVKAQRDGEGGRLPAAEGPGPAAQLRPGAPAALPGSAAAAGPPPRGPPASPGPFATRSPLFIFVRRSPLLSRSSSGYFSFDAERSPAPLSCDKATQTPSPPCQALSHCLSAMGLFSAKAWEGAV